A genomic window from Brassica oleracea var. oleracea cultivar TO1000 chromosome C8, BOL, whole genome shotgun sequence includes:
- the LOC106310863 gene encoding uncharacterized protein At2g29880-like isoform X1: MHIYIKSVTWRRAYKTDRIRASIISFICQITFQTMGDPKDVKGKGQYHSWSGPEHKLLLRLLVDAINQGFRDASGKFNKLTVESRILTTLQQEVGSKKTYGQYKNRMKILKGRYQVFADFLRCSSGFGWDSETKKITADNEVWKVYLQAHPNNKYLRDDSFEDFEELRTIFEQNTATGQNAVGLGDSVDAGSYQFEENEKTNDNDFVHVIDEGGGIEHQQTCEPSSRKSIGEKLSHRKKARTDAYNSERVCEEVTEISSQIFDMIQKRWVKEAEEKEAEDKANNVWDAIKEIPDLDDDLRYEAMTLVHTLGMKSGFVNMSITDRCGWIKRNLRKPSG; this comes from the exons ATGCACATATATATAAAATCAGTAACATGGAGAAGAGCTTACAAAACTGATAGGATACGAGCATCAATCATCTCTTTTATTTGTCAAA TTACCTTCCAAACAATGGGAGATCCAAAAGACGTAAAAGGTAAAGGTCAATACCACTCATGGTCTGGACCTGAGCACAAGTTGTTATTGAGGTTACTAGTGGATGCAATCAATCAAGGTTTTCGTGATGCCAGCGGCAAATTCAACAAACTGACGGTCGAATCCAGAATACTAACAACTCTACAACAAGAAGTTGGATCTAAAAAAACCTACGGTCAGTATAAAAATAGGATGAAAATCTTGAAGGGTAGGTACCAAGTGTTTGCAGATTTTCTTCGTTGTAGTTCTGGTTTTGGGTGGGACTCTGAAACGAAAAAAATCACAGCAGATAATGAAGTATGGAAGGTCTATCTGCAG GCTCATCCAAATAATAAATATTTGCGTGATGATTCGTTTGAAGATTTTGAAGAGCTAAGGACTATATTTGAACAGAATACTGCAACTGGGCAGAATGCTGTGGGACTAGGTGATTCTGTTGATGCAGGATCCTATCAATTTGAAGAGAACGAGAAGACAAATGATAATGATTTTGTCCACGTGATAGATGAGGGAGGAGGAATAGAACACCAGCAAACATGTGAACCTTCATCAAGAAAAAGCATTGGAGAAAAGCTTTCACATAGAAAGAAAGCTAGGACGGATGCATATAACTCGGAAAGGGTTTGTGAGGAAGTTACAGAAATCAGTAGCCAAATTTTTGACATGATTCAGAAAAGATGGGTGAAGGAAGCTGAAGAAAAAGAAGCTGAAGACAAAGCTAACAATGTTTGGGATGCTATCAAGGAAATTCCTGACTTGGATGATGATTTGCGTTATGAGGCGATGACCCTTGTTCACACCTTAGGCATGAAATCTGGTTTCGTGAATATGTCCATAACAGATCGTTGTGGATGGATTAAAAGAAATCTCCGTAAACCAAGTGGCTGA
- the LOC106310863 gene encoding uncharacterized protein At2g29880-like isoform X2 produces MGDPKDVKGKGQYHSWSGPEHKLLLRLLVDAINQGFRDASGKFNKLTVESRILTTLQQEVGSKKTYGQYKNRMKILKGRYQVFADFLRCSSGFGWDSETKKITADNEVWKVYLQAHPNNKYLRDDSFEDFEELRTIFEQNTATGQNAVGLGDSVDAGSYQFEENEKTNDNDFVHVIDEGGGIEHQQTCEPSSRKSIGEKLSHRKKARTDAYNSERVCEEVTEISSQIFDMIQKRWVKEAEEKEAEDKANNVWDAIKEIPDLDDDLRYEAMTLVHTLGMKSGFVNMSITDRCGWIKRNLRKPSG; encoded by the exons ATGGGAGATCCAAAAGACGTAAAAGGTAAAGGTCAATACCACTCATGGTCTGGACCTGAGCACAAGTTGTTATTGAGGTTACTAGTGGATGCAATCAATCAAGGTTTTCGTGATGCCAGCGGCAAATTCAACAAACTGACGGTCGAATCCAGAATACTAACAACTCTACAACAAGAAGTTGGATCTAAAAAAACCTACGGTCAGTATAAAAATAGGATGAAAATCTTGAAGGGTAGGTACCAAGTGTTTGCAGATTTTCTTCGTTGTAGTTCTGGTTTTGGGTGGGACTCTGAAACGAAAAAAATCACAGCAGATAATGAAGTATGGAAGGTCTATCTGCAG GCTCATCCAAATAATAAATATTTGCGTGATGATTCGTTTGAAGATTTTGAAGAGCTAAGGACTATATTTGAACAGAATACTGCAACTGGGCAGAATGCTGTGGGACTAGGTGATTCTGTTGATGCAGGATCCTATCAATTTGAAGAGAACGAGAAGACAAATGATAATGATTTTGTCCACGTGATAGATGAGGGAGGAGGAATAGAACACCAGCAAACATGTGAACCTTCATCAAGAAAAAGCATTGGAGAAAAGCTTTCACATAGAAAGAAAGCTAGGACGGATGCATATAACTCGGAAAGGGTTTGTGAGGAAGTTACAGAAATCAGTAGCCAAATTTTTGACATGATTCAGAAAAGATGGGTGAAGGAAGCTGAAGAAAAAGAAGCTGAAGACAAAGCTAACAATGTTTGGGATGCTATCAAGGAAATTCCTGACTTGGATGATGATTTGCGTTATGAGGCGATGACCCTTGTTCACACCTTAGGCATGAAATCTGGTTTCGTGAATATGTCCATAACAGATCGTTGTGGATGGATTAAAAGAAATCTCCGTAAACCAAGTGGCTGA